Proteins encoded by one window of Lactobacillus paragasseri:
- a CDS encoding SAM-dependent methyltransferase has product MLEKPLYKMMLSHSFNIPVKVTYWDGKSEVYGNGTPEVEVIFNKKIPFKDITSNASLALGEAYMNKDLEIKGSIQQLIEAAYESSQSFMRASKFRKFLPKQKHTEKQSQEDIQSHYDIGNDFYKLWLDPTMTYSCAYFTNGNTDDLEAAQIAKVHHILQKLDPKPGKTLLDIGCGWGTLMLTAAKEYGLKVTGVTLSQEQFDLVNKKIKDMGLEDQAEVLLEDYRELGNRDFDYVTSVGMFEHVGSENLGEYFKDVAKYLKPHGIALIHGITRQQGGATNAWINKYIFPGGYIPGLVEIVSRIEEANLQIADMEMLRRHYQRTLEIWDKNFNDHRSEVEGMLGERFARMWDMYLQACAASFESGNIDVIQYLLTKGPSGKSLPMTRQYMLNDR; this is encoded by the coding sequence ATGTTAGAAAAACCTTTATACAAAATGATGCTTAGTCATTCATTCAATATTCCAGTAAAAGTTACCTACTGGGATGGAAAATCAGAAGTTTATGGAAATGGCACACCGGAAGTGGAGGTTATTTTTAACAAAAAGATTCCTTTTAAAGATATTACAAGTAATGCATCTTTAGCTTTAGGTGAAGCATATATGAATAAGGACCTTGAAATCAAGGGAAGTATTCAACAGTTAATCGAAGCAGCTTATGAAAGTAGCCAATCTTTCATGCGTGCTTCAAAATTCAGAAAATTTTTACCTAAGCAAAAGCATACTGAAAAACAAAGTCAAGAAGATATTCAGAGTCACTATGATATCGGAAATGACTTCTACAAATTATGGCTTGATCCAACTATGACTTATTCATGTGCCTACTTCACTAACGGAAATACAGATGATCTTGAAGCAGCTCAAATTGCAAAAGTGCATCATATTCTTCAAAAGCTAGATCCAAAGCCAGGTAAAACCTTGTTAGATATTGGCTGTGGTTGGGGGACACTAATGTTAACCGCAGCTAAAGAATATGGATTAAAAGTTACTGGTGTTACCTTGAGTCAAGAACAATTTGATTTAGTTAACAAAAAAATTAAAGATATGGGGCTCGAAGATCAAGCAGAAGTTTTACTTGAAGATTATCGCGAATTAGGTAATCGTGACTTTGACTATGTAACTTCCGTAGGAATGTTTGAACACGTTGGTTCTGAAAATCTAGGTGAATATTTCAAGGATGTTGCTAAATATTTAAAGCCACACGGTATTGCTTTAATTCATGGAATTACTCGTCAACAAGGCGGCGCTACTAATGCTTGGATTAATAAATATATCTTTCCCGGTGGCTACATTCCTGGTTTAGTAGAAATTGTTTCAAGAATTGAAGAAGCTAACTTGCAAATCGCCGATATGGAAATGCTTCGTCGTCACTATCAAAGAACTCTTGAAATCTGGGATAAGAACTTTAATGACCATCGCTCAGAAGTTGAAGGCATGCTGGGGGAACGATTTGCAAGAATGTGGGATATGTACCTCCAAGCCTGTGCAGCATCTTTTGAATCAGGAAACATTGACGTTATTCAATATCTATTAACCAAAGGTCCATCAGGTAAAAGCTTGCCAATGACTCGTCAGTACATGTTAAACGATAGATAA
- a CDS encoding lysophospholipid acyltransferase family protein: MFYKIIRPIARFIVWVLNGHLHVHHKDRIPKGNYILVAPHRTWWEPILFALAASPMEFMFMAKKELFKNPVLRFILVHAHAFSVDRDNPGPSAIKIPVKGLRKSDLSLIIFPSGTRHSEELKSGAFVIAKMANKPLVPVVYQGPLTFKGLLKRQPLEVCFGDPIYIPRKEKVNKETTPALYHQLEEAWDKLDKEQNPSFHYIAK, from the coding sequence ATGTTTTATAAAATTATTCGCCCAATTGCACGTTTTATTGTATGGGTACTTAATGGACATCTGCATGTTCATCACAAAGATCGGATTCCAAAGGGAAACTATATTTTAGTAGCACCGCACAGAACTTGGTGGGAGCCAATTCTTTTTGCCTTAGCCGCTAGCCCAATGGAATTTATGTTTATGGCAAAAAAAGAACTTTTTAAAAACCCTGTACTGCGCTTTATTTTAGTGCATGCACATGCTTTTTCAGTAGATAGAGATAATCCTGGACCTTCTGCAATTAAAATTCCAGTTAAAGGATTACGAAAGAGTGACCTCTCTTTAATTATTTTTCCATCTGGAACTCGTCATTCTGAAGAACTTAAAAGTGGCGCCTTTGTAATCGCTAAAATGGCCAATAAGCCTTTAGTTCCTGTTGTCTATCAAGGGCCTCTTACTTTTAAAGGATTACTTAAGAGACAACCATTAGAGGTTTGTTTTGGCGACCCTATTTATATTCCGCGCAAAGAAAAAGTCAACAAAGAAACTACGCCCGCCTTGTACCATCAATTAGAAGAGGCATGGGATAAACTAGATAAGGAACAGAACCCTAGTTTCCACTATATTGCAAAATAA
- a CDS encoding GIY-YIG nuclease family protein, producing the protein MDLLKPNERIDYMYNDDLRIIQEKDAFSFSLDTLLLGYFAQIKIHDNYKVVDLCSGNAAASIYMSYFNRAHYDAVEIQADMADQARRSIELNKLENRIEVHCLNALEAPKKLGKDKYDMVVVNPPYFKVPKGHVINPDEKKALARHELAINLEQIIKVSSDMLKMKGKMFMVHRPERLGEIMHYCLENHLSVKWVQPFVSKRNADANLVVVEAIRNTASDGLTLRDAIVVHNPDGSFTPEIEQIISENKKQGKESKKESYYFYCLLCNDGSFYGGFTNDLKHRLKMHNEGKGAKYTKSRRPVKMIYHEEFDDKRLALKREYWFKHHSRKWKEDFLKEHNVKF; encoded by the coding sequence ATGGATCTATTAAAACCTAATGAACGAATTGACTATATGTATAATGATGATTTACGCATTATTCAAGAAAAAGATGCTTTTTCTTTTTCTTTAGATACACTTCTTCTCGGCTACTTTGCACAGATAAAAATACATGATAACTATAAAGTTGTAGATTTATGTAGTGGAAACGCCGCAGCTAGTATTTATATGTCATATTTTAATCGAGCTCATTATGATGCTGTCGAAATCCAAGCAGATATGGCTGATCAAGCAAGACGTAGCATTGAACTAAACAAGTTGGAAAATCGAATCGAAGTACACTGCTTAAATGCTTTAGAGGCACCCAAGAAGTTGGGCAAAGATAAATATGACATGGTTGTTGTCAACCCACCTTATTTTAAAGTTCCAAAGGGACATGTTATTAACCCAGATGAAAAAAAGGCTTTAGCAAGACATGAATTAGCAATTAATCTTGAACAAATAATAAAAGTTTCAAGCGATATGTTAAAGATGAAAGGAAAAATGTTTATGGTTCATCGTCCAGAACGTTTGGGCGAGATCATGCATTATTGTTTAGAAAACCATTTAAGTGTGAAATGGGTACAGCCATTTGTTTCAAAGAGAAACGCAGATGCAAATTTAGTGGTGGTTGAGGCAATTAGAAATACAGCTAGCGATGGCTTAACTTTAAGGGATGCAATTGTAGTTCACAACCCAGATGGATCATTTACACCTGAGATAGAGCAAATTATTTCTGAAAATAAAAAGCAAGGGAAAGAATCTAAGAAAGAAAGCTACTACTTTTATTGTTTATTATGTAATGATGGAAGTTTTTATGGCGGTTTTACAAACGATTTAAAACATCGATTAAAAATGCATAATGAAGGAAAGGGAGCTAAGTATACGAAGTCACGGCGACCAGTAAAGATGATCTATCATGAAGAGTTTGATGATAAAAGGCTGGCTTTAAAAAGAGAGTATTGGTTTAAACATCACTCAAGAAAATGGAAAGAAGATTTTCTAAAAGAACATAATGTGAAATTTTAA
- the rpsB gene encoding 30S ribosomal protein S2, protein MTVVTMKQLLEAGVHFGHQTRRWDPKMAPYIFTQRNGIYIIDLQKTIKMLDDAYNYVKAVAQDGGVFLFVGTKKQAQDAVKEEATRAGQYYVNQRWLGGTLTNWTTIQSRVKRLKQLKEMSEDGTFDVLPKKEVALLTKEMEKLERFLGGIEDMPRIPDVMFVVDPKKEKIAVHEANILGIPVVAMVDTNTDPDPIDVVIPANDDAIRAIRLISGAMADAIIEGKQGQDDSEDVEKEMADKAAAENGDEESIEEVVEKSED, encoded by the coding sequence ATGACAGTTGTTACTATGAAGCAATTGCTTGAAGCAGGTGTCCACTTTGGTCACCAAACTAGAAGATGGGATCCAAAGATGGCTCCTTACATTTTCACTCAAAGAAACGGAATCTACATCATTGATTTACAAAAGACTATCAAGATGTTAGATGATGCTTACAACTATGTTAAGGCAGTTGCTCAAGACGGTGGTGTATTCTTGTTTGTTGGTACTAAGAAACAAGCACAAGACGCCGTTAAAGAAGAAGCTACACGTGCAGGTCAATACTATGTTAACCAACGTTGGTTAGGTGGTACTTTGACTAACTGGACTACTATCCAAAGCCGTGTTAAGAGATTAAAGCAATTAAAAGAAATGTCAGAAGACGGCACTTTCGATGTATTACCAAAGAAGGAAGTTGCACTTTTGACTAAGGAAATGGAAAAACTTGAAAGATTCTTAGGTGGTATCGAAGATATGCCTAGAATTCCAGATGTTATGTTTGTTGTTGATCCTAAGAAAGAAAAGATCGCTGTTCACGAAGCAAACATTTTAGGTATTCCTGTAGTAGCTATGGTTGATACTAACACTGATCCAGATCCAATCGACGTTGTTATTCCAGCAAACGACGATGCAATTCGTGCAATTCGTTTGATTTCAGGTGCTATGGCTGACGCAATTATCGAAGGTAAGCAAGGTCAAGACGATAGCGAAGACGTTGAAAAGGAAATGGCTGATAAAGCTGCAGCTGAAAACGGTGACGAAGAATCTATCGAAGAAGTTGTAGAAAAATCAGAAGACTAA
- the tsf gene encoding translation elongation factor Ts gives MAKITAQLVKELRERTGAGVMDAKKALVEVDGDMDKAVQYLRDKGMAKAAKKADRVAAEGLTGVYVDGNVAAITEVNSETDFVSSNDKFVKLVNAATKTIAEGKPANMEAAEELKMADGTTLAQSFVDATATIGEKIVLRRFALEEKTDDQEFGAYQHNGGQIGVITVLEGADAATAKHLAMHIAAMSPKVISPEELDDEFITDQLAVMNHKIDQDNESRALVNKKPLPHLVYGSEKQLSDEILAKAKEDIKAELKEEGKPEKIWDKIIPGKMQRFIDDNTQVDKQFAVLSQNYIMDDSKTVGEFLKEKGAKLVAFQRYEVGEGIEKKQEDFAAEVREQMK, from the coding sequence ATGGCAAAAATTACAGCTCAATTAGTTAAAGAATTACGTGAACGTACTGGTGCTGGCGTTATGGACGCTAAGAAAGCATTAGTAGAAGTTGACGGTGACATGGACAAGGCAGTTCAATATCTTCGTGATAAGGGTATGGCTAAGGCTGCTAAGAAAGCTGATCGTGTTGCAGCTGAAGGTTTAACTGGTGTTTACGTTGATGGTAATGTTGCAGCTATTACTGAGGTTAACTCAGAAACTGACTTCGTTTCTTCAAACGATAAGTTTGTTAAATTGGTAAATGCAGCTACTAAGACTATTGCTGAAGGTAAGCCTGCCAACATGGAAGCAGCTGAAGAATTAAAGATGGCTGATGGTACTACCTTAGCTCAATCTTTTGTAGACGCAACTGCTACAATTGGTGAAAAGATTGTTTTGCGTCGTTTTGCTTTGGAAGAAAAGACTGATGACCAAGAATTTGGTGCTTACCAACATAATGGCGGTCAAATTGGAGTTATCACTGTTTTAGAAGGTGCTGACGCTGCTACTGCTAAACACTTAGCAATGCATATTGCTGCTATGAGTCCTAAGGTCATTTCACCTGAAGAATTAGATGACGAATTCATTACTGATCAATTAGCTGTGATGAACCACAAGATTGATCAAGATAATGAAAGTCGTGCTTTGGTAAACAAGAAACCATTGCCACACCTTGTTTATGGTTCAGAAAAGCAATTAAGTGATGAGATTCTAGCTAAGGCTAAGGAAGATATTAAGGCTGAACTTAAAGAAGAAGGTAAGCCTGAAAAGATTTGGGATAAGATTATTCCTGGTAAGATGCAACGCTTTATTGACGATAATACTCAAGTTGATAAGCAATTCGCAGTCTTATCACAAAACTACATTATGGACGACAGCAAGACTGTTGGTGAATTCTTGAAGGAAAAGGGAGCTAAGTTAGTTGCTTTCCAACGTTATGAAGTTGGCGAAGGTATTGAAAAGAAGCAAGAAGACTTTGCTGCTGAAGTACGTGAACAAATGAAGTAA
- the pyrH gene encoding UMP kinase encodes MSQIKYKRIILKVSGEALAGEKGTGINPEVIKHLAEEIKSVHDMGVEIGIVCGGGNMWRGETGANLGMERAQADYMGMLATIMNGLALQDGLENLGVPTRVQTSIEMRQIAEPYIRRKAMRHLEKGRVVIFGGGNGNPYFSTDTTAALRAAEIDADVILMAKNGVDGVYSADPKVDPNAKKYSELTQLDLISKNLKVMDSTASSLSMDNNIPLVVFNVNKPGNIKKVVMGENIGTVIKGDK; translated from the coding sequence ATGAGTCAAATTAAGTACAAACGTATCATTTTAAAAGTTTCAGGAGAAGCTCTTGCTGGTGAAAAAGGTACTGGTATTAATCCAGAAGTTATTAAGCACTTAGCTGAGGAAATAAAGTCTGTACATGATATGGGCGTTGAAATCGGAATTGTTTGTGGCGGTGGAAACATGTGGCGTGGTGAAACCGGTGCAAACTTAGGGATGGAAAGAGCTCAAGCTGACTATATGGGTATGCTAGCTACAATTATGAACGGCTTAGCTTTGCAAGATGGTTTAGAAAATTTAGGTGTTCCAACTCGTGTTCAAACATCAATTGAAATGCGCCAAATTGCAGAGCCTTATATTCGTCGTAAAGCTATGCGCCACTTGGAAAAAGGACGTGTAGTTATTTTCGGTGGTGGTAATGGTAATCCTTACTTCTCAACTGATACTACTGCTGCCTTGAGAGCAGCCGAAATTGATGCTGACGTTATTTTAATGGCTAAAAATGGTGTTGACGGAGTTTACTCAGCTGATCCTAAGGTTGATCCAAATGCTAAAAAGTATTCTGAATTAACTCAACTTGATTTGATTTCAAAGAATTTAAAGGTAATGGATAGTACAGCTAGTTCGCTATCTATGGATAATAATATTCCTTTAGTTGTCTTTAATGTTAATAAGCCTGGTAACATTAAGAAAGTTGTTATGGGCGAAAATATTGGTACTGTAATTAAGGGTGATAAATAA
- the frr gene encoding ribosome recycling factor translates to MANEVIEKAKDNMKKSIAVFQKELGGIRAGVANASLLEGIKVDYYGVPTPLTQMSSVSIPEARVLMVTPYDKSSLDDIEHAILASDLGITPANDGTVIRIVIPQLTGERRQEIAKQVGKLAEKGKIAVRNVRRDAMDTLKRQEKNGDITEDEQRSLEKQVQKVTDDATKEIDKLADQKSQEITQG, encoded by the coding sequence ATGGCTAATGAAGTAATTGAAAAAGCAAAAGATAATATGAAAAAGTCTATCGCTGTCTTTCAAAAAGAATTGGGCGGTATTCGTGCCGGCGTTGCAAACGCAAGCCTACTAGAAGGAATTAAGGTTGATTACTATGGTGTTCCAACACCTCTTACACAAATGTCTAGTGTAAGTATTCCAGAAGCACGTGTATTAATGGTAACTCCTTATGACAAGTCAAGTTTGGATGATATTGAACATGCTATTTTGGCTTCTGATCTTGGTATTACACCAGCTAACGATGGAACTGTAATTAGAATTGTTATTCCACAATTGACTGGTGAACGTCGTCAAGAAATTGCTAAGCAAGTAGGTAAACTTGCTGAAAAAGGAAAGATTGCAGTACGTAATGTTCGTCGTGATGCAATGGATACTTTAAAGCGTCAAGAAAAAAATGGCGACATTACTGAAGACGAACAACGTAGTTTAGAAAAACAGGTTCAAAAGGTAACTGATGATGCTACTAAAGAAATTGACAAATTAGCAGATCAAAAGAGTCAAGAAATTACTCAAGGTTAA
- a CDS encoding isoprenyl transferase has product MSESKKSLNHLAIIMDGNGRWAKKRHLPRFVGHRHGMDNIRNIALAANEMGIKVLTLYAFSTENWARPTDEVNYLMRLPIDFFDKFMPELMENNVRVNIMGFLDELPEKTYLVTQKAMSDTANNTGMILNFAFNYGSRREITAGVQKIAHQVKAGEINPNDIDEKMVSDHLLTHSLTPYDDPDLLIRTSGEERLSNFLLWQMAYTEFSFSSKLWPDFDKNDLEKLVKDYYGRNRRFGKL; this is encoded by the coding sequence ATGTCAGAATCGAAAAAATCACTTAATCATTTAGCCATAATTATGGACGGAAATGGCAGATGGGCAAAAAAAAGACATTTACCTCGTTTTGTTGGTCATCGACATGGAATGGACAATATACGAAATATTGCGCTTGCGGCAAATGAGATGGGGATCAAAGTTTTAACGCTCTATGCCTTTTCAACTGAAAACTGGGCAAGACCTACGGATGAAGTAAATTATTTGATGCGTTTGCCAATTGACTTTTTTGATAAGTTTATGCCTGAATTAATGGAAAATAATGTGCGGGTAAATATCATGGGATTTTTAGATGAATTACCTGAGAAGACTTATTTGGTAACACAAAAGGCAATGTCAGATACGGCTAATAATACCGGAATGATCTTAAATTTTGCCTTTAATTATGGATCTCGCCGAGAGATAACTGCTGGTGTTCAAAAAATTGCTCATCAGGTAAAAGCAGGAGAAATAAATCCTAATGATATTGATGAAAAGATGGTTTCTGATCATTTATTAACTCATTCTTTAACTCCATATGATGATCCCGATTTATTGATTAGAACCTCAGGAGAAGAACGCCTATCAAATTTCTTGTTGTGGCAGATGGCCTATACTGAATTTAGTTTTTCAAGTAAATTATGGCCAGATTTTGATAAAAATGATTTAGAAAAATTAGTTAAAGATTACTACGGACGTAATCGTCGATTTGGAAAATTGTAA
- a CDS encoding phosphatidate cytidylyltransferase, with protein MKQRVITAIVALILFIPIVLMGGIWIDVLACAFAAVGISEIFIMKKQIIVSWDFILALLATLTMAVPDSFFKFLPAFLNKYDVFYIFVMLMLVRTVLSKNRVTFDDAGVYTIAALYIGTGFHFMAAIRNAHLGLAILGYVFAVVWSTDIAAYMVGRKIGKHKLWPVISPNKTWEGSIGAVICAVIVAAVYVALVPTGRNNVLMIILAFFLSIIGQMGDLVESAYKRFYGVKDSGKILPGHGGILDRFDSMLFVLPVVAFMGIL; from the coding sequence ATGAAACAACGTGTAATAACAGCTATTGTAGCTTTAATTTTATTTATTCCGATTGTTTTAATGGGAGGCATCTGGATTGATGTCCTTGCTTGTGCCTTTGCAGCAGTTGGAATTAGCGAAATTTTTATCATGAAGAAACAGATTATTGTTTCTTGGGATTTTATCTTGGCATTATTGGCCACTTTGACTATGGCAGTGCCTGACTCATTCTTTAAGTTTTTACCAGCTTTTTTGAATAAGTATGATGTTTTTTATATTTTTGTAATGTTAATGCTGGTAAGAACAGTTTTATCTAAGAATAGAGTAACTTTTGATGACGCTGGCGTTTATACTATTGCAGCATTATATATTGGTACTGGATTCCACTTTATGGCAGCTATTAGAAATGCTCATCTTGGATTAGCAATCTTAGGTTATGTTTTTGCTGTAGTTTGGTCCACAGATATTGCGGCTTATATGGTCGGTCGTAAGATCGGAAAACATAAGTTATGGCCAGTAATTAGTCCAAATAAAACTTGGGAAGGCTCTATTGGCGCAGTTATCTGTGCAGTAATTGTTGCAGCAGTTTATGTTGCGTTAGTTCCTACTGGTAGAAATAATGTTTTAATGATTATTTTAGCCTTTTTCTTGTCAATTATTGGACAAATGGGAGATTTAGTTGAGTCTGCTTACAAGCGCTTTTATGGTGTAAAAGATTCAGGAAAAATCCTACCTGGTCATGGCGGAATCTTAGATCGTTTTGATAGCATGCTTTTCGTTTTACCTGTTGTTGCATTTATGGGTATTTTATAG
- the rseP gene encoding RIP metalloprotease RseP: MKGILIFLVVFGILVFVHEFGHFIVAKKCGILVREFSIGMGPKLFQKMRAKTTYTIRWLPLGGYVRLAGPDDAAKIDPGTTVVLQLDKQNKVKRIDASGSQMPIEGIPVQVNSADLVDDLIIQGYENGNEDQLKTYAVDHDATIIEQNGTELLIAPRDTQFQEASVGKKLATNFAGPFMNILLGFIVFIIWSLAAPGAPTTTVGSTIANQPAQVAGIKANDQIIAINDKKISNFNQIASELAKSKGKTVEVTVKRENKVKDFSVKPKARKIDGQRIYQLGFYGKPDNSLGAKLKRGWDTSISTTGLIFNAVGNLFRHFSLNKLSGPVGIYSQTVQVSNMGFTYLLAFLAMISINLGIVNLIPIPGLDGGKLLLNLIQLIIGKPIPEDKEAIVDVIGFVILLLLIVAVTGNDIYRYFIK, from the coding sequence ATGAAAGGTATTTTAATCTTTCTAGTTGTTTTTGGGATACTTGTTTTTGTTCATGAATTTGGACATTTTATTGTTGCAAAAAAATGCGGTATTCTGGTTCGTGAATTTTCAATTGGTATGGGACCAAAACTATTTCAAAAAATGCGCGCCAAGACCACTTATACGATAAGATGGCTTCCATTAGGAGGTTATGTGCGTTTAGCTGGTCCTGATGATGCTGCTAAGATTGATCCAGGTACTACTGTAGTTTTGCAGTTAGATAAGCAAAATAAGGTAAAGCGAATCGATGCTTCTGGATCTCAAATGCCAATTGAAGGTATTCCTGTGCAGGTTAATTCAGCGGATTTGGTAGATGATCTAATTATTCAAGGCTATGAAAATGGAAATGAAGATCAGCTTAAAACATATGCCGTTGATCATGATGCAACGATTATCGAACAAAATGGAACTGAATTATTAATTGCGCCACGTGATACACAATTTCAAGAAGCAAGTGTTGGAAAAAAACTAGCAACTAATTTTGCTGGCCCTTTTATGAATATTTTATTGGGTTTTATTGTATTTATTATTTGGTCTTTAGCAGCTCCTGGTGCTCCGACTACAACAGTAGGAAGTACAATTGCTAATCAACCAGCTCAGGTTGCTGGTATTAAAGCTAATGATCAAATTATTGCAATTAATGACAAGAAGATTAGTAATTTCAATCAAATTGCTTCTGAACTTGCAAAAAGCAAGGGAAAGACTGTTGAAGTGACAGTAAAGAGAGAAAACAAAGTTAAAGATTTCTCAGTAAAACCCAAAGCTAGAAAAATAGACGGTCAAAGAATTTATCAATTAGGATTTTATGGCAAACCTGACAATAGCCTTGGAGCTAAGCTAAAACGGGGCTGGGATACAAGTATTAGTACTACTGGTTTAATATTTAATGCAGTCGGAAATTTATTTAGACATTTTAGTTTGAATAAGCTTTCTGGCCCAGTTGGTATTTACTCGCAAACAGTTCAAGTTTCAAATATGGGCTTTACGTATTTGCTAGCTTTTTTAGCAATGATTTCTATCAATTTAGGAATTGTAAACTTAATCCCAATTCCAGGATTAGATGGTGGTAAGTTGTTACTTAACCTAATTCAGCTAATTATTGGAAAGCCAATTCCTGAAGATAAGGAAGCTATTGTAGATGTAATTGGTTTTGTCATTCTATTACTATTAATCGTTGCTGTAACTGGAAACGATATTTATCGATATTTTATTAAGTAA